The proteins below come from a single Rosa rugosa chromosome 2, drRosRugo1.1, whole genome shotgun sequence genomic window:
- the LOC133730577 gene encoding uncharacterized protein LOC133730577, translating into MLTGIYASPCNTSRSNLWSYLDNLANRVKLPGLIVGDFNELLSYSDKIGGSQHYRFGGMQDWVCRNGLIDMGYQGADYTWKNNFVKERLDRGFCSCDWRLLFPDACIMHLARMKSDHCPILVKLNHNSRTTRRNSPFRFHAMWMQHESYMDMVNGTWNNCSGDLQVKTTTLAHSLSIWNKEVFGNIFK; encoded by the coding sequence ATGTTAACTGGCATATATGCTAGCCCTTGTAATACTTCTAGAAGCAATTTGTGGAGTTACTTGGATAACCTGGCTAATCGAGTTAAGCTTCCTGGGTTGATTGTGGGAGATTTTAATGAACTATTGTCCTATTCTGATAAGATTGGTGGATCTCAGCACTACAGATTTGGTGGTATGCAAGATTGGGTGTGTAGGAATGGTTTAATTGATATGGGATACCAAGGTGCTGATTATACTTGGAAAAATAACTTTGTAAAAGAAAGACTTGATCGAGGTTTCTGTTCCTGTGATTGGAGGCTCCTCTTTCCTGATGCTTGTATTATGCATTTGGCTAGAATGAAATCTGATCATTGTCCTATTCTTGTCAAACTCAACCACAACAGTAGGACCACCAGAAGAAATTCTCCTTTCAGGTTTCATGCTATGTGGATGCAGCATGAGAGCTATATGGATATGGTTAATGGAACTTGGAACAACTGCTCTGGTGATTTACAGGTTAAAACTACTACTCTTGCCCATTCTCTCAGCATTTGGAATAAAGAAGTGTTTGGTAATATTTTCAAGTAG
- the LOC133731567 gene encoding DNA polymerase epsilon catalytic subunit A-like codes for MSGYESRKRDRRDSWSSKKQQKLTRTADEDLESKLGFDLFSEGETRLGWLLTFATSSCEDQDTHKVYSCVDLYFVTQDGSAFKSKYKFRPYFYAATKEKMEMDVEAYLRRRYESRIADIEIVAKEDLDLKNHLSGLHKSYLKLSFDTVQQLMNVKSDLLQVVERNHTKFDAAEAYESILLGKREQRPQDFLDCIVDLREYDVPYHVRFAIDNDVRCGQWYNVSVSSTGVMLERRTDLLQHAEVHVCAFDIETTKLPLKFPDAEYDLIMMISYMVDGQGYLIINRECVGADIEYLEYTPKEEFVGHFKVTNVENERELLRQWFAHMREVKPGIYVTYNGDFFDWPFLETRAAHHGFKMNDEVGFLCDKNQGECRAKFACHLDCFAWVKRDSYLPQGSQGLKAVTKAKLGYDPIEVNPEDMVRFAKEEPQRMASYSVSDAVATYYLYMTYVHPFIFSLATIIPMSPDEVLRKGSGTLCEMLLMVQAYKANVICPNKHQSDPEKFYKNHLLESETYIGGHVECLESGVFRSDLPTNFRLDPAAYELLINNLDRDLQYAIRVEGKMDLDSVSNYDEVKSSILEKLVRLRDEPIREECPLIYHLDVAAMYPNIILTNRLQPTSIVTDEVCTACDFNRPGKTCLRKLEWVWRGEIFMAKRSDYYHLKKQIESESVDGATSKQSRSFLDLPKMEQQTRLKERLKKYCQKAYKRVVDKPVTELREAEICMRENSFYIDTVRSFRDRRYEYKGLNKVWKGKLSEAKTSKNSIKIQEAQNMVVLYDSLQLAHKCILNSFYGYVMRKGARWYSMEMAGVVTYTGAKIIQNARLLVEKIGKPLELDTDGIWCVLPGSFPENFTFKTKDLRKKLTISYPCVMLNVDVARNNTNDQYQTLTDPIEKTYATHSECSIEFEVDGPYKAMIIPASKEEGILIKKRYAVFNDDGTLAELKGFEIKRRGELKLIKVFQAELFDKFLHGSTLEECYSAVASVANRWLDLLDNQGKDIADSELLDYISESSTMSKSLAEYGSQKSCAVTTARRLADFLGDTMVKDKGLRCQYIVACEPKGTPVSERAVPVAIFETDAEIMKFYVRKWCKVSDVDIRSIIDWSYYKQRLGSAIQKIVTIPAAMQKVANPVPRVVHPDWLHKKVREKEDKFRQRKLVDIFRSLNGDHLKQNNDAIGSNHVVDEDIVEDLEDFKCKSSSISRPRPIVHCYEVNNQKNSVKANGKGGPEQQQTNHIENAHQEQTAVTREEIDKNVDYQGWLAIKKRKWKDTLDKRKKQRLNNARSAHNANDKMLGGGRNLKGAQGKTGVNSYFRSHEDALTRCHWQILQLVPSSESGQILAWLVVEGMMLKIPLNVPRIFYINSTSPIKEELKEELPGKYVNKTLPHGRHSYYLYEVSVDEKRFRTLRKKLAALIADPDIEGIYETKVPSEFNVITQIGCVCKLDKKAQGDAKNGWSVSALDMKNTTECSYLAQSIAFFYLYHSISEGRAIFVAYFPASRTIIVVVVNPYQNKDLSPSFLEKQFRDACQALSLQLPPRNGIIIKVDYVGYVKDAEKILHQAINEHRHDHGPTVAVIECPNVQLMKSGIRALDDFPCVSIPCNARDSQYQVLGWQQVAAKIGMQRCAASSQWLIDRISLSRYAHVPLGNFEVDSLMHTADIFFSRALRDSQQVLWISDDGIPDLGGINEEGGFFADEVHQPFVITKPGAYRKVTVELKIHHLAVDALLKSNQVNEMEGGALLGFESDMNSGSHTSNMQAAFDEATSSAPAFRVLKQLIHRCLADAHTSGNVYADALLQHLYRWLCSPQSKLHDPALQRLLHKVMKKVLLILLDEFRKLGANIIFANFYKVIIDTGKFDISAAKAYCDSVLKTLQKRELFEWIELEPLHYWHSLLFMDQYNYGGIPVRADESMHGESQVDIVSSWNIAEYLPKKIQDHFIFIVSQFLYIPWNYAQKQSAVRATLQDGSSCTPSITVAAAETLESHMTDFLKGQISSYFTEKLLGIVRDTILHMKELNKSENDYRTSPGLPQLAGNIHKGDAALEFIKNVCGVLLIDQSVEHDVMVMRSNLLKYMHVRESAPEAQFCDPCPSLFLRNVICSYCNDCRDLDICRDSALLAGEWRCAVPQCGQPYDRELMENTLLQIVQQRERLYQLQDLVCLRCNQVKAAHLAEQCGCAGSFSCKEDAAEFCEKMQLILKIAIHQKFQFLQECTEWILEVEKH; via the exons ATGAGCGGCTACGAGAGCCGGAAACGGGACCGGAGAGACTCGTGGAGCTCCAAGAAGCAGCAGAAGCTCACGCGCACCGCCGACGAAGACCTCGAGTCAAAGCTCGGTTTCGATCTATTCTCCGAAGGTGAAACTAGGCTCGGCTGGTTACTCACTTTCGCAACC TCATCCTGTGAAGATCAAGACACCCATAAAGTTTATAGCTGCGTCGATCTGTATTTCGTTACACAG GATGGCTCCGCTTTCAAGTCAAAATACAAGTTTCGCCCTTATTTCTATGCAGCCACAAAG GAAAAAATGGAAATGGATGTTGAAGCATATTTGAGACGGCGCTATGAAAGTCGTATTGCTGATATCGAAATAGTGGCGAAAGAAGATCTTGATCTT AAAAACCATTTGTCTGGCCTACACAAGTCCTATTTGAAGTTATCATTTGATACTGTTCAACAATTAATGAATGTCAAGAGTGACCTATTGCAAGTCGTCGAAAGAAACCACACAAAATTTGATGCTGCCGAAGCTTATGAGTCAATACTGCTAGGGAAACG AGAACAAAGGCCTCAAGATTTCCTAGATTGTATTGTTGATCTTCGTGAATACGATGTTCCCTACCATGTTCGCTTCGCTATTGACAATG ATGTGCGATGTGGCCAGTGGTACAATGTTAGTGTATCCAGTACGGGTGTTATGCTTGAGAGGAGGACAGATCTTCTGCAGCATGCTGAAGTTCATGTTTGTGCATTTGATATTGAGACAACTAAGCTGCCCTTAAAATTTCCAGATGCTGAATATGATTTAATAATGATGATTTCATACATGGTTGACGGACAAGGGTACCTGATTATTAATAGAGAG TGTGTTGGAGCTGATATAGAGTATTTGGAGTACACTCCAAAAGAAGAATTTGTAGGGCATTTCAAGGTGACAAATGTGGAAAATGAG AGAGAGCTTCTAAGACAGTGGTTTGCCCATATGCGGGAGGTGAAGCCTGGAATCTATGTCACATACAATGGTGATTTTTTCGATTGGCCTTTCCTGGAAACGAGAGCTGCACATCATGGGTTCAAAATGAATGAT GAGGTTGGATTTTTATGTGACAAGAATCAGGGGGAATGTAGAGCTAAATTTGCTTGTCATCTTGATTGCTTTGCTTGGGTCAAACGTGATAGTTATCTGCCCCAAGGGAGCCAGGGCCTTAAG GCTGTTACGAAGGCAAAGTTGGGTTATGATCCAATAGAGGTGAATCCTGAGGATATGGTTCGCTTTGCGAAAGAAGAACCTCAG AGGATGGCTTCCTATTCTGTTTCTGATGCTGTTGCAACCTATTACTTGTACATGACCTATGTTCATCCATTTATCTTCTCTCTTGCAACTATTATTCCAATGTCTCCGGATGAGGTTTTGCGCAAGGGTAGTGGAACCCTTTGTGAAATGCTTTTAATGGTCCAG GCATACAAGGCAAATGTCATCTGTCCTAACAAGCACCAATCTGACCCGGAAAAGTTCTATAAAAACCACCTTTTGGAAAGTGAGACTTACATAGGTGGCCATGTGGAATGCCTTGAAAGTGGTGTTTTCAGATCTGATCTTCCAACTAATTTTAGGCTTGATCCAGCTGCTTACGAG CTATTGATCAACAACCTTGATCGAGATCTTCAATATGCTATCAGAGTAGAGGGAAAGATGGACTTGGATTCTGTGTCCAATTATGATGAAGTGAAGAGTTCTATTCTGGAAAAG CTTGTGAGGTTGCGAGATGAACCAATACGAGAAGAATGCCCACTTATTTATCACCTGGATGTAGCTGCAATGTATCCCAACATTATTTTAACAAACAGGCTTCAG CCCACATCAATTGTTACAGATGAGGTCTGCACTGCTTGTGATTTCAACCGTCCAGGAAAGACATGTCTACGAAAGCTGGAATGGGTTTGGCGTGGAGAAATATTCATGGCAAAAAGAAG CGACTATTATCATTTGAAGAAGCAAATTGAGTCTGAGTCTGTTGACGGTGCCACTTCCAAGCAGTCAAGGTCTTTTCTTGACTTGCCTAAAATGGAACAGCAAACAAGGCTCAAAGAACGTCTAAAGAAATACTGTCAGAAG GCATATAAACGCGTAGTAGACAAGCCAGTCACTGAACTTCGGGAAGCAGAGATTTGCATGAGGGAAAATTCATTCTATATTGATACAGTTCGCAG CTTTCGAGATAGAAGGTATGAGTATAAAGGGCTTAATAAGGTTTGGAAGGGCAAGTTGTCTGAAGCAAAGACTAGTAAAAATTCTATAAAAATCCAGGAAGCACAA AATATGGTGGTGCTTTATGATTCCCTACAACTTGCACATAAGTGTATACTTAACTCCTTTTATGGATACGTCATGCGCAA GGGTGCAAGATGGTATTCAATGGAAATGGCTGGAGTGGTTACATATACTGGAGCTAAAATTATTCAGAATGCTCGGCTGCTAGTTGAAAAAATTGGAAAGCCTCTTGAGTTAGATACAGATGGTATCTGGTGTGTGCTTCCTGGATCTTTTCCGGAGAACTTTACTTTCAAAACAAA AGACTTGAGGAAGAAGCTAACTATCTCATATCCATGCGTCATGCTTAATGTTGATGTGGCGAGAAACAATACAAACGATCAATACCAG ACTCTTACAGATCCGATCGAGAAAACTTATGCAACTCATAGTGAATGTTCAATTGAATTTGAAGTGGATGGACCATACAAG GCAATGATTATTCCTGCTTCTAAGGAAGAAGGAATTCTAATTAAGAAGCGCTATGCTGTCTTTAATGATGATGGGACCCTTGCTGAACTTAAAGGTTTTGAGATCAAACGTAGAGGTGAGCTGAAGCTCatcaaagttttccag GCTGAGCTTTTTGATAAGTTCCTTCACGGTTCTACATTAGAAGAATGCTATTCAGCAGTTGCTTCTGTTGCCAACCGCTGGCTTGATCTTCTTGAT AATCAAGGAAAGGATATAGCAGACAGTGAGTTGCTTGATTATATATCAGAATCAAGCACCATGAGCAAGTCTTTGGCGGAATATGGAAGCCAAAAGTCATGTGCAGTAACCACTGCAAGGCGTCTTGCTGATTTTCTTGGTGATACAATGGTCAAAGATAAAGGACTACGTTGCCAGTATATAGTTGCATGTGAACCAAAG GGAACACCTGTCAGTGAGCGTGCTGTTCCAGTTGCAATATTCGAAACAGATGCTG AAATTATGAAGTTTTATGTACGGAAGTGGTGCAAGGTCTCCGATGTTGACATCAGATCCATTATAGACTGGTCCTATTATAAACAACGTCTAGGTTCAGCAATTCAGAAAATCGTCACAATTCCCGCTGCAATGCAAAAG GTTGCAAATCCTGTCCCTAGGGTAGTCCATCCTGATTGGCTACATAAGAAGGTTCGTGAGAAGGAAGATAAATTTCGACAACGCAAATTGGTTGATATCTTCAGGTCATTGAATGGGGATCATTTGAAGCAAAACAATGATGCTATTGGCTCTAATCATGTGGTAGATGAAGATATTGTTGAAGATTTGGAAGACTTCAAATGCAAAAGCAGTTCCATAAGTAGACCGAGACCAATTGTTCACTGTTATGAAGTTAATAACCAGAAAAATTCAGTCAAGGCAAATGGTAAAGGAGGTCCAGAGCAACAACAAACTAATCATATAGAAAATGCTCATCAAGAGCAAACTGCTGTCACTCGGGAAGAAATTGACAAAAATGTAGATTATCAAGGATGGCTtgcaataaagaaaagaaagtggAAAGATACTCTTGACAAGAGGAAGAAACAACG ATTGAATAATGCAAGGTCTGCTCATAATGCTAATGACAAGATGCTTGGTGGTGGGAGAAATCTCAAAGGGGCTCAGGGGAAAACAGGTGTGAATTCTTATTTTAGGAGTCATGAAGATGCCCTAACTCGCTGTCATTGGCAG ATATTACAACTAGTTCCGAGTTCTGAGAGTGGCCAAATTTTGGCGTGGCTTGTTGTTGAAGGAATGATGCTTAAGATTCCTCTAAATGTTCCAAGAATTTTTTACATCAATTCTACATCACCTATAAAAGAAGAATTGAAAGAAGAATTACCAGGGAAGTATGTCAACAAGACTCTTCCTCATGGAAGACATAGTTATTACCTATATGAG GTTTCAGTTGATGAGAAGAGGTTTAGGACACTGAGAAAAAAGCTTGCGGCTCTTATCGCTGATCCAGATATTGAG GGAATATATGAAACAAAGGTGCCTTCGGAGTTTAATGTAATCACTCAGATTGGTTGTGTCTGTAAATTGGACAAAAAAGCTCAGGGAGATGCCAAAAATGGCTGGAGTGTTAGTGCACTGGACATGAAGAATACGACAGAGTGCTCTTATCTGGCCCAATCCATcgctttcttttatttgtatCACAG CATCTCTGAAGGGCGCGCAATATTTGTTGCTTATTTTCCTGCATCAAGAACAATAATTGTTGTGGTGGTGAATCCTTatcaaaataaagatttgtcacCATCTTTTCTTGAAAAACAATTCCGCGACGCTTGCCAGGCATTATCACTTCAGCTGCCTCCTAGGAATGGAATCATTATCAAG GTAGACTACGTTGGATATGTAAAGGATGCTGAAAAGATTTTGCACCAAGCAATTAATGAGCACAG ACATGATCATGGACCTACAGTTGCTGTTATTGAATGCCCAAATGTTCAGTTAATGAAGTCAGGTATACGAGCTCTTGATGATTTTCCATGTGTGAGCATTCCGTGTAATGCTCGAGACAGTCAATATCAG GTCCTTGGGTGGCAACAAGTGGCTGCAAAAATTGGCATGCAACGATGTGCTGCATCATCTCAGTGGTTGATCGATAGAATTTCTCTCTCAAGATATGCACAT GTACCATTGGGCAATTTTGAAGTTGACTCCCTTATGCATACAGCTGATATCTTCTTTTCAAGAGCATTACGTGATAGCCAGCAG GTGCTTTGGATATCTGATGATGGTATTCCAGATCTAGGAGGCATTAACGAAGAAGGTGGATTTTTTGCAGATGAG GTCCATCAACCATTTGTAATTACTAAACCTGGAGCATATAGAAAGGTCACTGTGGAGCTAAAG ATACATCATCTGGCTGTAGATGCTCTTCTGAAAAGCAACCAAGTGAATGAAATGGAAGGAGGTGCTTTGCTAGGATTTGAATCAGACATGAACTCCGGATCACATACTTCTAATATGCAGGCTGCCTTTGATGAAGCTACATCATCTGCACCTGCATTCCGTGTTTTGAAACAGTTGATCCACCGGTGTCTTGCAGATGCACATACATCTGGAAATGTGTATGCTGATGCACTACTGCAACATCTGTATCGATGGCTTTGCAG CCCCCAGTCTAAACTTCATGATCCAGCACTTCAACGCCTACTTCACAAG GTCATGAAAAAGGTGCTTTTGATTTTATTGGATGAGTTCCGCAAATTGGGTGCAAATATCATATTTGCAAATTTCTATAAGGTTATTATAGACACAGGAAAATTTGATATATCCGCGGCCAAAGCTTATTGTGATAGTGTGCTTAAAACTCTCCAGAAAAG AGAACTATTTGAGTGGATTGAGCTTGAACCATTGCACTACTGGCATTCTTTGCTTTTCATGGATCAG TATAATTATGGTGGAATTCCGGTTAGAGCTGATGAAAGCATGCATGGTGAATCTCAAGTGGATATCGTATCGAGCTGGAACATTGCTGAATACTTACCCAAGAAAATTCAG GaccattttatttttattgtttctcagtTTTTGTATATTCCCTGGAATTATGCACAGAAGCAGTCGGCCGTTAGAGCGACTTTACAGGATGGCAGCAGTTGCACACCATCAATTACGGTTGCAGCTGCTGAGACTTTGGAATCTCACATGACCGATTTTCTTAAAGGACAG ATCAGCTCGTACTTTACTGAAAAGCTTCTGGGAATTGTTCGTGATACAATACTTCATATGAAGGAACTGAACAAGTCCGAGAATGACTATCGGACATCTCCTGGGCTGCCACAACTTGCTGGTAATATCCACAAAGGAGATGCGGCACTTGAGTTCATTAAGAATGTCTGCGGTGTTTTGCTCATTGACCAAAGTGTTGAGCACGACGTTATG GTAATGAGAAGTAATCTATTAAAATACATGCATGTGAGGGAGTCTGCTCCTGAAGCTCAGTTTTGCGATCCCTGCCCATCCTTGTTCTTACGAAATGTCATTTGCAG CTACTGCAATGACTGTAGAGACCTAGACATCTGCCGTGATTCAGCTCTACTAGCTGGGGAGTGGCGCTGTGCTGTGCCCCAATGCGGGCAGCCTTATGACAGAGAGCTTATGGAGAATACCCTTCTTCAGATTGTACAGCAGAGAGAGCGTCTCTACCAGCTACAGGATCTGGTGTGTCTCAGGTGTAACCAAGTGAAAGCTGCACATTTAGCAGAACAATGCGGATGTGCCGGCTCTTTTAGCTGTAAGGAAGACGCAGCTGAATTTTGTGAAAAGATGCAGCTAATCTTGAAAATTGCAATTCATcagaaatttcaatttctacAAGAGTGCACTGAGTGGATTTTGGAAGTTGAGAAACATTAA
- the LOC133731568 gene encoding uncharacterized protein LOC133731568, whose protein sequence is MEMVKSAMVVVVLVLVAMVPSLEAIESPQYTVVHWESEFEIREYRAGAWMSAPVKDISFDKATRNGFHRLFQYIQGANLNSSRIAMTAPVLTSIVPGAGPLHSSAYFVSFYLPVKFQASPPTPLPELNLKPYTWDSHYVAVRKFSGFARDSNIVQEAQKLATSLSRSPWANSTSEESSYAYSIAQYNSPFQWVGRVNEVWVDVNASGLEGDKGSEIATY, encoded by the exons ATGGAGATGGTCAAGAGTgcgatggtggtggtggtgctaGTTTTGGTGGCGATGGTGCCGAGTCTGGAGGCGATTGAATCGCCGCAGTACACGGTGGTGCACTGGGAATCGGAGTTTGAGATAAGAGAATACAGAGCCGGCGCGTGGATGTCTGCTCCTGTTAAAGACATCTCCTTTGATAAGGCCACCAGAAATGGCTTCCACAG GCTGTTCCAGTACATCCAAGGTGCCAATTTGAATTCCTCTCGAATTGCAATGACGGCTCCTGTGCTGACAAGCATAGTCCCTGGAGCCGGCCCGCTGCACTCATCCGCATACTTTGTGAGTTTCTATTTGCCAGTGAAGTTTCAAGCTTCCCCACCCACACCACTCCCGGAACTCAACTTGAAACCATATACATGGGACAGTCATTACGTTGCAGTCAGGAAATTCTCGGGATTTGCAAGAGATAGTAACATTGTGCAAGAAGCACAGAAACTCGCCACCAGCCTTAGCAGGTCTCCATGGGCAAACTCTACATCAGAAGAAAGTAGCTATGCTTACTCGATTGCACAGTATAACTCCCCATTCCAGTGGGTTGGGCGTGTGAATGAAGTTTGGGTCGATGTCAATGCCTCTGGATTAGAGGGAGATAAAGGCAGTGAAATAGCTACCTACTGA
- the LOC133728964 gene encoding MLP-like protein 43, with protein MAQIAKIESHAELKSSAEKFYGFFKNNMSSFVQMFPQIFKNFEVVGGGEIRAGSVTKWTYDIGEGVMATKIKIQALDDGNTSITFLVLEGHLLKVYNSFKAKLQLTKAGHGGSIVKWTLEFEKANANSPDLKIYAEQAIKVSKGIDAYLGRA; from the exons ATGGCTCAAATTGCAAAGATTGAGTCGCACGCAGAGCTGAAATCATCTGCAGAGAAGTTCTATGGCTTTTTCAAGAACAACATGAGCTCTTTTGTTCAGATGTTCCCTCAAATCTTTAAGAACTTCGAAGTTGTGGGGGGAGGTGAGATCAGAGCAGGCTCCGTGACTAAATGGACATACGACATTG GAGAGGGTGTAATggcaacaaaaatcaaaatccaagCCTTAGATGATGGAAATACCTCAATTACGTTTCTTGTCCTTGAAGGACATCTTTTGAAGGTCTATAACAGTTTCAAGGCAAAGCTACAACTTACCAAAGCTGGTCATGGTGGGAGCATAGTGAAATGGACCCTTGAATTTGAGAAGGCAAATGCAAATTCACCTGATCTAAAAATCTATGCAGAACAAGCCATTAAAGTGTCCAAGGGCATTGATGCTTACCTTGGAAGGGCTTGA